The following proteins are co-located in the Sebaldella sp. S0638 genome:
- a CDS encoding DKNYY domain-containing protein, translated as MKILYFMLFFLLSNLIFSLDCSVLGYEKKDGRVYYSSNREGRILIPEADISTFISEDFVGASHSRYAKDKKNVYFEGKIMGNLDAATFRILALDFEHAGVWGTSCQIPDVTYVSKDSIYFENNKIKNADSKTFQALGYGYSKDKSKVYYKENEIADADAKSFVLVTDNNDIQKEGKMIFSLGHRYGKDKNNVYYKGEKLKNSDSKTFVVIDTIYSKDKNNVYNNGKINEETDSATFQKIDSRFYKDKDNVYYFSRKLDKINPAAFEIVSTEYFRDDSRVYYIKGYNEIRELENSNPEYFKIESKNYSKDNINFYYKDEKISEADIKTMNIIDDNYSKDKNNVYHLSKKIKNADPKTFQALGENYYKDKNNIYWYGEKIKGADLKTFEVLYWGYARDKNRVYDSGRFIEGADPKTFIIPG; from the coding sequence ATGAAAATATTATATTTTATGCTCTTTTTTCTATTATCTAATCTTATTTTTTCACTGGATTGTTCTGTTTTGGGATATGAGAAAAAAGACGGCAGAGTTTATTATTCTTCTAATAGAGAGGGTAGAATATTAATACCGGAAGCAGATATATCTACATTTATATCTGAGGATTTTGTCGGCGCCAGCCATTCAAGGTATGCGAAAGATAAAAAGAACGTATATTTTGAAGGTAAAATTATGGGAAACCTGGATGCTGCTACATTTCGGATATTGGCTTTAGATTTTGAACATGCAGGAGTATGGGGGACTTCATGCCAGATACCTGATGTTACATATGTCAGCAAAGACAGTATTTACTTTGAAAATAATAAGATAAAAAATGCTGATTCCAAAACATTTCAAGCATTAGGTTACGGATATTCAAAAGATAAAAGCAAGGTTTATTACAAAGAAAATGAAATAGCAGATGCTGATGCGAAGAGTTTTGTATTAGTGACTGATAATAATGATATTCAAAAAGAAGGCAAAATGATTTTTAGTTTAGGTCACAGATATGGGAAAGATAAAAACAACGTATACTACAAAGGGGAAAAACTTAAAAATTCTGATTCGAAAACATTCGTAGTAATAGATACAATATACTCAAAGGATAAAAATAACGTATATAACAATGGGAAAATAAATGAGGAAACAGATTCAGCAACATTTCAGAAAATAGACAGCAGATTTTATAAAGATAAAGACAATGTTTATTATTTTAGCCGGAAATTGGATAAAATCAATCCGGCTGCATTTGAGATAGTCAGTACTGAATATTTTAGGGATGATTCTCGGGTATATTATATAAAAGGATATAATGAAATAAGAGAACTAGAGAATTCAAATCCTGAATATTTTAAAATAGAGAGTAAAAATTATTCAAAGGATAATATTAACTTCTACTACAAAGATGAAAAAATATCTGAAGCAGACATAAAAACAATGAATATTATTGATGATAATTATTCAAAAGATAAAAATAATGTATATCATTTATCCAAAAAAATAAAAAATGCTGACCCGAAAACATTTCAGGCTTTAGGAGAAAATTATTATAAAGATAAAAATAATATATACTGGTATGGGGAAAAAATAAAAGGGGCAGATTTAAAAACTTTTGAGGTGTTATATTGGGGATATGCAAGAGATAAAAACAGAGTTTATGACAGCGGCAGATTCATAGAGGGGGCAGACCCAAAAACATTTATTATACCGGGATAA
- a CDS encoding MFS transporter, which yields MNIEKLFNQDFTLMVIDQIISLFGNAILRFALPLYILDKTGSPAAFGTVLAISIIPAVIFSPVGGILADRVNRRNIMVILDFITAFLIALFGLVFTDHNVIVLISILMICLSVIQSFYEPAVQSSLPVLASKKNLLKANAVINQVESLSGFAGPVLGGLLYGILEIVPIIIISGISFFISAVMEIFIKIPFTKQPDNDGILSIIKSDLKESIKFIGRSNPAISKSILIISSFNLFLTSMIIVGIPIIIKITLSLSNELYGLTQGLMGIGALTGGILVGILSSKLRIQRVWLILLGAALAVIPVGIVLLFHLPPMLSYVIITVSCFIFMAIGTMLGITMITFIQKETPKHMIGKVMSYAIAVITCARPVGQILYGFLFGTLKDQTYLIIFSAVLITSLIAVISRKVFYRL from the coding sequence ATGAACATTGAAAAATTATTCAATCAGGACTTTACATTGATGGTTATCGATCAGATAATCTCTTTATTCGGCAATGCAATTTTACGTTTTGCCCTGCCATTATACATATTGGACAAAACTGGGTCTCCTGCGGCTTTTGGTACTGTTTTGGCAATTTCAATAATTCCGGCAGTAATTTTTTCACCTGTGGGAGGAATTCTGGCTGATCGGGTTAACCGCAGAAATATTATGGTAATACTAGATTTTATCACAGCTTTTCTTATAGCATTATTTGGTCTTGTTTTTACAGATCATAATGTAATTGTGCTGATCAGTATTCTGATGATCTGTCTGTCTGTTATACAATCTTTTTATGAACCCGCTGTACAGTCAAGTCTGCCAGTTCTTGCATCTAAAAAGAATTTATTAAAAGCTAACGCTGTTATAAATCAGGTTGAGTCTCTTTCAGGTTTTGCAGGCCCGGTTTTAGGCGGACTGTTATACGGTATTCTGGAAATAGTACCTATTATTATTATCAGCGGCATCAGCTTTTTTATTTCTGCCGTAATGGAAATTTTCATAAAAATTCCTTTTACAAAGCAGCCGGATAATGATGGTATTTTATCTATAATAAAAAGTGATTTAAAAGAAAGCATAAAATTCATAGGCAGAAGCAACCCCGCAATATCTAAAAGCATACTGATCATATCATCATTTAATCTGTTTCTGACCTCGATGATTATAGTTGGTATCCCGATCATTATTAAAATAACGCTGTCACTCTCAAACGAACTTTACGGATTAACACAGGGACTTATGGGAATAGGTGCACTTACAGGGGGAATTTTAGTCGGGATACTGTCTTCAAAACTAAGAATACAAAGAGTCTGGCTGATTTTATTAGGTGCAGCTCTTGCAGTAATACCTGTAGGTATTGTTTTGCTTTTCCACTTGCCGCCAATGCTTTCTTATGTGATTATAACAGTTTCCTGTTTTATTTTTATGGCAATAGGAACCATGCTGGGAATCACGATGATAACTTTTATTCAAAAAGAAACCCCTAAACATATGATCGGCAAAGTTATGTCATATGCTATTGCGGTAATTACCTGCGCCCGTCCTGTTGGTCAGATACTGTACGGCTTTTTATTTGGCACATTAAAAGATCAGACATATCTAATTATTTTTTCAGCTGTGCTGATTACCTCACTTATTGCAGTTATATCAAGGAAAGTTTTTTATCGGCTGTAG